From the genome of Ectobacillus sp. JY-23, one region includes:
- a CDS encoding MBL fold metallo-hydrolase — MNTLQIGDIQVTWLVGGNTYLDGGAMFGVVPKALWSRKYEHNEMNRIHLRTDPLLLQGEQNILIDTGIGNNKMDEKMKRNQGVTEESQVERSLKELGLTPEDIDIVVMTHLHFDHASGLTKWYDEKLVPSFPNAKIYVSEIEWNEMRRPNMRSRHTYWKENWEPVQHQVVTFEKEVSVNEAIRVIHTGGHSDGHAIVLVMQHDDIMLHMGDLLPTHAHQNPLWVMAYDDYPITSIHQKQHWLQWGIQNGAWFTFYHDAYVRAVKWDESGNIVRKIERV; from the coding sequence ATGAATACGTTACAAATCGGGGATATACAAGTAACATGGCTAGTGGGAGGCAATACATATTTGGATGGCGGTGCAATGTTCGGCGTTGTACCAAAAGCATTATGGTCGCGCAAGTATGAGCATAATGAAATGAACCGAATTCATTTACGCACAGACCCATTGCTGCTGCAGGGTGAACAAAATATTCTCATTGATACGGGAATTGGCAACAACAAAATGGATGAAAAGATGAAGCGTAACCAAGGAGTAACAGAAGAATCACAGGTAGAGCGTTCTCTAAAGGAGCTAGGCTTAACACCTGAAGATATTGATATAGTCGTAATGACTCATCTGCATTTTGACCACGCCAGCGGTCTTACCAAATGGTATGATGAGAAATTGGTACCGTCATTTCCAAATGCTAAAATATATGTTTCAGAAATAGAATGGAATGAAATGAGGCGTCCGAATATGCGCTCCAGACATACGTACTGGAAGGAGAATTGGGAGCCTGTGCAGCATCAAGTGGTAACGTTTGAAAAAGAGGTATCTGTGAACGAAGCGATACGTGTCATTCATACAGGCGGTCATAGTGATGGTCATGCAATTGTACTGGTTATGCAGCATGATGACATCATGCTGCATATGGGAGATTTGCTTCCGACGCATGCACATCAAAACCCGCTTTGGGTGATGGCGTACGATGACTATCCAATTACATCTATTCACCAAAAACAGCATTGGCTACAGTGGGGGATACAAAACGGGGCGTGGTTCACATTTTACCACGATGCATACGTACGAGCGGTAAAGTGGGACGAGTCTGGCAATATTGTGCGTAAAATTGAACGAGTATAA
- the trmB gene encoding tRNA (guanosine(46)-N7)-methyltransferase TrmB produces the protein MRLRHKPYAIDQLNENPNIVISDPQAHRGAWKDVFGNEQPIHIEIGTGRGRFIYGMAKANPHINYIGIEKFSSVIVDVLDKQLEEELPNLKLINKDAKDLTLFFADGEVDRVYLNFSDPWPKVRHEKRRLTYRSFLRNYEQVLVKGGEIHFKTDNQGLFEYSLCSISAYGMLLTYISLDLHNSAFEGNVMTEYEEKFSQKGNRIYRLEAKFQNESAH, from the coding sequence ATGAGATTAAGACATAAGCCATATGCAATCGATCAATTAAATGAAAATCCAAACATCGTTATTTCTGACCCGCAAGCTCATCGCGGCGCGTGGAAGGATGTATTTGGAAATGAACAACCGATTCATATCGAAATAGGAACAGGCCGCGGCCGTTTTATTTATGGTATGGCAAAGGCAAATCCACATATCAATTACATTGGCATCGAGAAGTTTTCTAGCGTAATTGTGGATGTATTGGACAAGCAATTGGAAGAGGAATTGCCAAACTTAAAGTTGATCAATAAAGATGCTAAAGATTTAACGTTATTCTTTGCCGATGGTGAAGTAGATCGCGTCTACCTGAATTTCTCAGATCCTTGGCCGAAAGTACGTCATGAAAAACGTCGCCTCACTTATCGGTCCTTCTTGCGCAATTATGAGCAGGTTTTGGTAAAAGGTGGAGAAATTCACTTTAAAACTGATAACCAAGGGCTATTTGAGTACTCTCTATGCAGCATCTCGGCATATGGCATGCTGTTAACGTATATCAGCCTTGATTTGCATAACAGCGCGTTTGAAGGCAATGTTATGACAGAGTATGAAGAAAAGTTTTCTCAAAAAGGGAATCGTATTTATCGACTAGAAGCCAAATTCCAAAATGAGTCTGCGCATTGA
- a CDS encoding YtzH-like family protein, translated as MPLTHEHQVSILKDILTNHQSDCCGTVSECEQVERLVESLMNNHAVGDELKAMLGDVYNYSQTGKSSSDLGQHISNHQEQITGWISGMDSFS; from the coding sequence ATGCCTCTTACACACGAACACCAGGTAAGCATCTTAAAGGATATCTTAACAAATCACCAAAGCGATTGCTGCGGTACAGTTTCCGAATGTGAACAGGTCGAACGATTGGTTGAATCGCTAATGAATAATCACGCTGTAGGTGATGAACTAAAAGCGATGCTGGGTGATGTATACAATTATAGTCAAACCGGTAAATCATCAAGTGATCTCGGGCAGCATATTTCCAATCATCAAGAACAAATTACCGGCTGGATTTCAGGAATGGACAGCTTTTCATAA
- a CDS encoding phosphotransferase family protein, with product MEWLEQLLGEEWNIIPAGGATGEAYFAEQGERRLFLKRNSSPFLAVLSAEGIVPKLLWTKRIASGDVISAQAWLNGNKLEPEDMRSERVAFLLKKIHTSDALLQMIQKLGKQPIGAADILGQMLETLDEEVIHIPIIQKALHYLEEALHEVRYDQPVVCHCDVNHNNWLMSDSDQLYLIDWDGAVVADPALDIGMLLHWYIPREEWEAWLLNYGMALDDSLLRRMKWYVVAQSIISVQWYKSKGKSFETEYWLRYLENLL from the coding sequence ATGGAATGGTTGGAGCAATTATTAGGAGAAGAGTGGAATATAATTCCTGCTGGTGGCGCCACGGGTGAGGCATACTTCGCAGAGCAAGGGGAGAGGCGGCTGTTTTTAAAACGGAATTCTTCCCCCTTTTTAGCTGTGCTTTCCGCCGAAGGAATTGTCCCGAAATTGCTGTGGACAAAACGGATTGCAAGTGGCGATGTTATTTCTGCACAAGCTTGGCTGAACGGTAATAAGCTAGAGCCAGAAGACATGCGCTCGGAACGAGTGGCATTTTTACTAAAGAAAATTCATACGTCCGATGCGCTTTTGCAAATGATTCAAAAGCTGGGTAAGCAGCCAATTGGGGCAGCGGATATTTTAGGACAAATGCTGGAGACGTTAGATGAAGAAGTCATCCATATCCCAATTATCCAAAAAGCGCTTCACTACTTAGAGGAAGCGCTGCATGAAGTGAGATATGACCAGCCTGTTGTATGTCACTGTGATGTAAACCATAATAATTGGCTGATGTCTGATAGCGATCAATTATATTTGATTGATTGGGACGGTGCAGTTGTTGCGGACCCAGCTCTTGACATTGGCATGCTTCTTCATTGGTACATTCCGCGTGAAGAATGGGAAGCGTGGCTTTTAAATTATGGCATGGCATTAGACGATTCATTGTTAAGAAGAATGAAATGGTATGTTGTTGCACAGTCCATTATTTCTGTGCAATGGTACAAAAGCAAAGGCAAATCCTTCGAAACAGAGTATTGGCTGCGTTATCTAGAAAACTTGTTATGA
- the pulA gene encoding type I pullulanase, protein MLKIERAFEAYLDGNNQVTILMPTMYKGPGHFKLQCGAQEWDMTVTNRIQMSEFIKYECSTPHAPILGVMYTVRNEQNVTTDLQVGAIIRTSEFDTLYSYDGNDLGITYSKQVSVCKVWAPTATAAKLRLYEQSEYTDIPMKREENGIWKAIAEGDQDGVRYTILVCINLVWHEAVDPYAKSVSLNGEHGVIVDLEQTKVGSPSVVPLQSYTDAIIYEVHVRDLTMHPKSGVMHKGKYMGVMETATHHQDTGLTYLRNLGITHIELLPLHDFYGIDEATPTAYNWGYNPLHFNAPEGSYASNPGDPYSRIRELKQMIASIHEQGLRVILDVVYNHVYVRETSSFEKLVPGYYFRHDQNGMPSNGTGVGNDMASERRMVRKFIIDSVLYWLSEYKVDGFRFDLMGILDWDTMNAIEQAVHTINPNVLLLGEGWDLNTPLPQEQKATLRNARRMPNIAQFNDVFRDTIKGSAFHSTDRGYAFGGSCNREIIQYLLTGSVGLKAGDNALFASPSQSVNYVECHDNATMWDKLWASNKNDTEEVRKRRHMLATGMVILAQGIPFIHAGQEFFRTKQGIENSYNAPDYINQLDWARKDAHAKYIAFVKGLIAIRRRHAAFRLSDAEAVRRHVSFPAAPDGVTVYQLYDIGSFDQWSEICVIFNPTEMEQQVRLPSVADWHILADGETVDITASSALIGNTLCVSPISLWIIAKSK, encoded by the coding sequence ATGCTGAAAATTGAGCGCGCATTCGAAGCGTATTTGGACGGAAACAATCAAGTAACAATACTGATGCCTACAATGTATAAAGGCCCCGGCCACTTTAAGTTGCAATGCGGCGCACAAGAATGGGATATGACGGTCACAAACCGTATACAAATGTCAGAGTTTATTAAATATGAATGTAGTACACCTCATGCTCCTATATTGGGTGTGATGTATACAGTGCGGAATGAGCAAAATGTAACAACAGATTTGCAGGTAGGAGCTATTATTCGGACGAGCGAATTTGATACGTTATATAGCTATGATGGCAATGATTTGGGAATCACTTATAGCAAGCAGGTAAGTGTTTGTAAAGTATGGGCGCCTACAGCAACAGCAGCAAAATTGCGTTTGTATGAACAAAGCGAGTATACAGATATTCCGATGAAGCGAGAGGAAAACGGAATATGGAAAGCAATCGCTGAGGGAGATCAAGATGGTGTACGCTATACAATATTAGTATGTATTAATCTTGTTTGGCACGAAGCTGTAGACCCATATGCAAAGAGTGTATCTTTAAACGGGGAACACGGTGTTATTGTCGACTTGGAACAAACAAAAGTGGGGAGTCCATCAGTTGTGCCGTTGCAAAGTTACACAGACGCAATTATTTATGAAGTCCATGTTCGAGATTTGACGATGCACCCTAAGAGCGGTGTAATGCATAAAGGAAAGTATATGGGCGTTATGGAAACGGCAACACATCATCAAGACACGGGTCTGACGTATCTTCGTAATTTAGGAATCACCCATATTGAATTATTACCGCTTCATGACTTTTACGGCATTGATGAAGCGACCCCTACGGCCTATAATTGGGGCTACAATCCACTTCATTTTAATGCGCCTGAGGGCAGCTATGCAAGCAATCCCGGTGACCCGTACAGCAGAATTCGAGAGCTGAAGCAAATGATTGCGTCCATCCATGAACAAGGGTTACGAGTTATCTTGGATGTTGTATATAACCACGTGTACGTACGAGAAACTTCATCGTTTGAAAAGCTGGTGCCCGGTTATTATTTCAGACATGACCAAAACGGCATGCCCTCTAACGGTACAGGAGTAGGAAACGATATGGCATCAGAACGCCGTATGGTACGAAAATTTATTATTGATTCTGTTTTATATTGGCTCTCTGAATATAAGGTAGATGGATTTCGGTTTGATTTAATGGGGATTTTGGATTGGGACACTATGAATGCGATAGAACAAGCTGTCCATACAATCAATCCAAATGTGCTCTTGCTCGGGGAAGGATGGGATTTGAACACCCCCTTACCGCAGGAGCAAAAAGCAACGCTTCGCAATGCACGTCGTATGCCGAATATCGCTCAGTTTAATGATGTATTTCGTGATACTATTAAAGGAAGTGCTTTTCATAGCACAGATAGAGGATATGCTTTTGGCGGTTCGTGTAACAGAGAAATCATTCAATATTTGTTAACAGGCAGTGTGGGACTAAAAGCTGGAGATAACGCTTTATTTGCTAGTCCATCTCAAAGTGTAAATTATGTAGAATGTCACGATAATGCTACCATGTGGGATAAATTATGGGCAAGCAATAAAAATGACACAGAGGAAGTTCGGAAAAGAAGGCATATGCTGGCAACCGGAATGGTTATTTTGGCACAAGGAATTCCGTTTATACACGCGGGACAGGAATTCTTTCGTACAAAGCAAGGTATAGAAAACAGCTATAACGCTCCCGATTATATTAATCAATTGGACTGGGCAAGAAAGGATGCACATGCGAAATATATAGCATTTGTAAAAGGTTTAATCGCCATCCGCAGAAGGCATGCTGCTTTTCGCCTTTCTGATGCCGAGGCAGTGCGCCGTCATGTATCGTTTCCGGCCGCACCAGACGGGGTGACTGTTTATCAGTTGTATGATATCGGCTCCTTTGATCAGTGGAGTGAGATATGTGTTATTTTCAATCCAACTGAGATGGAACAACAAGTGCGATTACCAAGTGTAGCTGATTGGCATATATTGGCTGATGGTGAAACAGTAGACATAACAGCATCGTCCGCACTAATTGGAAACACGCTTTGTGTAAGTCCGATTAGTTTGTGGATTATCGCAAAAAGCAAATGA
- the thpR gene encoding RNA 2',3'-cyclic phosphodiesterase, producing the protein MTNHYFIAIPLPDFVKEELAMWKNKVASTLGFRTWVHQNDYHITLAFLGSAAQALPSLQRQLSNIRVQKFELSLKGLKTFGVPERPRILWADVTYPPELMSLQVEIHKTCEMTGIELEKRPYRPHITLARRFSAENAFFPPSYVWKPLSFEVTRVVLYETHMMRIPKYEELFVYHL; encoded by the coding sequence GTGACGAATCATTATTTCATTGCAATTCCGTTGCCTGATTTTGTAAAGGAAGAATTGGCAATGTGGAAAAATAAAGTGGCTAGCACATTAGGGTTTCGAACGTGGGTGCACCAGAATGATTATCATATTACCCTTGCATTTTTAGGAAGTGCTGCACAAGCGCTTCCTTCTTTACAACGACAGCTTAGCAACATTCGAGTACAAAAGTTTGAACTATCATTAAAAGGCTTAAAAACATTTGGTGTCCCGGAACGACCGCGTATTTTATGGGCTGATGTAACATATCCCCCAGAATTGATGAGTTTGCAGGTAGAGATTCATAAAACGTGCGAAATGACGGGCATTGAGCTTGAAAAGCGTCCATATCGTCCGCATATTACGCTAGCTAGACGCTTTTCGGCAGAGAATGCATTTTTTCCTCCCTCATATGTTTGGAAGCCTTTGTCATTTGAAGTTACAAGGGTTGTATTGTATGAAACGCATATGATGCGCATTCCTAAATATGAAGAGTTGTTTGTCTATCATTTATAA
- a CDS encoding MFS transporter translates to MELSVQREARASVTFRILYFLIFFGIGALFPLLGVYLKEQVKLSGMQIGNIMSVGPVVMILIQPMWGIFSDYTQKPRHILFFALLLTGIMGYIYTTTQNYGVLLIIAVFLAFAQSAIVPISDSITLTHVQRRGGAYGSIRLYGAIGFAVAVLVAGQASEYFSMYAIFYLFAGALFTAALLITQLPRDNAATRGNIREGSKHLLRDKQFALFLLCTFLIFGPIYANNTYFGLFITDLGGTLTGVGFAFLLAAGSEAPFMKWAEGWIQKWGVTYILLFSACISALRWLFYFFEPPLLLVYATTMSQGLSIGLFIPAALQRVRQLAPLPMQSTAVALYATAGGGFGTWFCTFTGGVLMDRFGVENVYIFFFMLTCAGIALLIGPLHKKVGV, encoded by the coding sequence ATGGAGCTATCTGTACAACGAGAAGCAAGAGCATCTGTTACGTTTCGTATACTTTATTTCTTAATCTTTTTCGGGATTGGCGCGTTATTTCCGCTTCTTGGCGTATATTTAAAAGAGCAAGTAAAGCTCTCAGGCATGCAAATTGGCAATATTATGTCTGTTGGACCGGTCGTGATGATTTTAATACAGCCCATGTGGGGGATATTCTCGGATTATACGCAGAAACCGCGTCATATTTTATTTTTTGCGTTATTGCTTACAGGCATCATGGGATATATTTATACAACTACGCAAAACTATGGGGTACTATTAATCATTGCAGTTTTCTTGGCGTTTGCGCAAAGTGCGATTGTCCCTATTTCAGATAGCATCACGTTAACACACGTACAAAGGCGCGGAGGCGCTTATGGAAGCATTCGGTTATACGGTGCCATTGGCTTTGCGGTAGCGGTTTTGGTTGCAGGTCAAGCTTCTGAATATTTTAGTATGTATGCCATCTTTTATTTATTTGCTGGTGCTTTATTTACTGCTGCATTACTGATTACACAGCTCCCTAGGGATAACGCTGCGACACGCGGTAATATTAGAGAAGGAAGCAAGCACTTGCTTCGGGATAAGCAATTTGCTTTGTTTTTATTATGCACCTTTTTGATATTTGGTCCAATTTATGCAAATAACACATATTTCGGGTTATTCATCACAGATTTAGGGGGTACACTGACAGGAGTAGGCTTTGCTTTTTTATTGGCAGCAGGCAGCGAGGCACCATTTATGAAATGGGCGGAGGGCTGGATTCAAAAATGGGGCGTCACTTATATTCTTTTGTTTTCTGCCTGTATTTCTGCATTGCGCTGGCTGTTTTACTTTTTTGAACCACCGTTGCTTCTTGTTTACGCAACAACCATGTCACAAGGGCTATCGATTGGTTTGTTTATTCCTGCAGCTCTGCAACGTGTGAGACAACTTGCCCCCCTCCCCATGCAATCAACGGCAGTGGCATTGTATGCAACAGCAGGGGGCGGGTTTGGTACTTGGTTTTGTACGTTTACTGGAGGTGTTCTGATGGACCGCTTCGGTGTAGAAAATGTATATATTTTCTTCTTTATGTTAACATGTGCAGGGATTGCCTTGCTGATTGGGCCCTTGCATAAAAAGGTGGGAGTATAG
- the pepV gene encoding dipeptidase PepV, producing the protein MEINWIQEVEKRKDALLTDTQNFLRIKSVLNMEEATAGAPFGTGVAEALSFMLNKGEADGFVAKNVDGYAGHLEMGEGQELIGILCHVDVVPEGDGWTSDPYGADIRDGNIYARGAIDDKGPTIAAYYAMKIVKELELPLQKRVRMILGADEESEWRCVDHYFKKEEMPTMGFAPDADFPIINAEKGISAVHITMKPHVSKGGTVLQEFTSGRRLNMVPDYARAVLLSERAGEIAEQFASYGNAAVQGQQVTLEMKGISAHGSTPEKGENAGMLLAAFLQKQELDEGGTAFVSFAMEAFQDDTRGKRLGVAYADDITGDLTINVGTMSYQAQEGGAFGLNIRYPVTTDVDKMVSKIALYAEKRGFKAKQTSNSKPHHVAKEHMLIQTLQRVYEEQTGERAELLAIGGGTYARSLQAGVAFGPLFPGKEDLAHQKDEYIEIEDLVKATAIYAQAIYELAK; encoded by the coding sequence ATGGAAATCAATTGGATACAAGAAGTAGAGAAAAGAAAGGATGCCCTACTTACAGATACACAAAACTTTCTGCGCATTAAAAGTGTACTAAATATGGAGGAAGCTACAGCGGGGGCGCCGTTCGGAACGGGAGTGGCAGAGGCATTATCCTTCATGCTAAACAAAGGCGAAGCTGATGGATTTGTTGCAAAAAATGTGGACGGCTATGCTGGGCATTTAGAAATGGGGGAAGGACAAGAATTAATCGGTATTTTATGTCATGTTGATGTGGTTCCTGAAGGCGATGGATGGACGAGCGATCCGTATGGAGCTGATATTCGAGATGGTAACATTTACGCGCGAGGTGCCATCGATGATAAGGGACCCACTATAGCGGCTTATTATGCTATGAAAATTGTCAAAGAACTTGAATTGCCTTTGCAAAAACGCGTTCGTATGATTTTAGGTGCAGACGAAGAAAGTGAATGGCGTTGTGTAGATCATTATTTTAAGAAAGAGGAAATGCCGACCATGGGATTTGCACCTGATGCAGATTTCCCAATTATTAATGCGGAAAAAGGAATCAGTGCTGTACATATTACAATGAAGCCACATGTAAGTAAGGGAGGTACTGTATTACAAGAATTCACATCAGGAAGACGTTTAAACATGGTCCCTGATTATGCAAGAGCTGTGTTACTATCTGAACGAGCAGGAGAAATTGCTGAGCAGTTTGCTTCATATGGAAACGCAGCGGTGCAGGGGCAGCAAGTAACGCTGGAAATGAAGGGCATTTCGGCACACGGTTCTACCCCTGAAAAAGGAGAAAATGCAGGTATGCTGTTGGCTGCCTTTTTACAAAAGCAAGAGCTTGATGAAGGTGGTACGGCATTTGTTTCGTTTGCAATGGAGGCATTTCAAGATGATACGAGAGGGAAGCGCCTTGGCGTTGCGTATGCTGATGATATTACTGGGGATTTAACCATCAATGTCGGTACGATGTCATATCAAGCGCAAGAGGGCGGGGCATTTGGACTTAATATTCGTTACCCTGTCACAACGGATGTTGATAAAATGGTAAGCAAGATTGCACTCTATGCCGAGAAAAGAGGCTTTAAAGCAAAGCAAACATCTAATTCTAAACCGCACCACGTAGCTAAAGAGCATATGCTGATCCAAACGTTGCAGCGTGTATATGAAGAACAAACAGGAGAGCGTGCAGAATTGCTTGCAATTGGAGGAGGCACATATGCTAGGTCTTTACAAGCAGGTGTTGCATTCGGTCCACTCTTCCCTGGCAAAGAAGATTTAGCTCATCAAAAAGATGAATATATTGAAATTGAGGATCTAGTAAAAGCAACAGCAATTTATGCACAAGCTATTTATGAATTAGCAAAATAA
- a CDS encoding DeoR family transcriptional regulator, with product MKMTTSRMLTRIKSIYMFINEKGTVTTQDLVEEFGITSRTIQRDLNVLQFNELVCSPSRGKWTTTGKKVRLTS from the coding sequence TTGAAAATGACAACTTCTCGTATGCTTACACGGATTAAGTCGATTTATATGTTCATCAACGAAAAAGGCACAGTAACAACGCAGGACCTTGTCGAAGAATTTGGAATCACATCCCGGACCATACAGCGAGATTTAAACGTGCTTCAATTCAACGAGCTCGTTTGCAGTCCAAGTCGCGGCAAGTGGACGACAACAGGAAAAAAGGTGCGGCTCACGTCGTGA
- a CDS encoding pseudouridine synthase, whose protein sequence is MRIDKLLANMGFGSRKEVKKLLKEGAVKIDGMPVKDAKFHVNVTKDEVTVYGEVVEYKEFIYLMMNKPQGVISATEDNMHETVIDLLEEEDLVFEPFPVGRLDKDTEGFLLLTNDGQLAHQLLSPKKHVPKKYFAKVEGQVTEEDIEAFQKGVILDDGYETKPGVLTILHSGPLSEIELVITEGKFHQVKRMFEAVGKKVVYLKRTEMGPLKLDEELELGQYRELTEEEVALLKGE, encoded by the coding sequence ATGCGGATAGATAAGTTATTGGCCAATATGGGATTTGGTAGCCGCAAAGAAGTGAAAAAATTACTAAAAGAGGGCGCTGTAAAAATTGATGGTATGCCTGTAAAAGACGCGAAATTTCATGTGAATGTTACAAAAGATGAGGTAACAGTCTACGGTGAAGTGGTCGAGTATAAAGAGTTTATCTATTTAATGATGAACAAGCCACAGGGTGTAATTTCTGCAACAGAGGATAATATGCATGAAACGGTGATTGACCTGCTTGAAGAAGAGGATTTGGTGTTTGAGCCATTTCCTGTCGGTAGACTAGATAAGGATACAGAAGGTTTTTTACTGTTAACAAATGACGGTCAGCTGGCGCACCAGCTATTGTCGCCTAAAAAGCATGTACCTAAGAAGTACTTTGCCAAAGTAGAAGGACAAGTGACAGAAGAGGATATAGAGGCGTTTCAAAAAGGTGTGATATTAGATGATGGCTATGAAACAAAGCCAGGAGTATTAACCATTTTGCACAGCGGCCCGCTATCTGAAATTGAGCTCGTTATTACAGAAGGAAAGTTTCATCAGGTAAAGCGCATGTTTGAAGCGGTTGGGAAGAAAGTTGTGTATTTAAAACGAACGGAGATGGGGCCGCTTAAATTGGATGAGGAATTAGAATTAGGCCAATACCGTGAATTGACGGAAGAAGAAGTTGCCCTGTTAAAAGGAGAATAA
- a CDS encoding polysaccharide biosynthesis protein produces MSDSKFIRGTLIVTLGTFFIKFLGMIYVFPFYQLVGTNGGTLYTYGYVPYTIFLSIATAGVPLAVSKFVSKYNALGDYETSRRMFRSGMKLMIVMGVLSFVTLYTTAPLFAKIMLSKAEGPNSVEEVATIIRLVSFALLVVPAASLIRGFFQGHQSMGPTTISQIIEQIIRIAVLLGGSYVVIKVLDGTVAMAIGVSTFAAFISALGALAVLIWYWVKRKHHLDTLLVNQTVQPANVSTPQLFKELFAYALPYVVVGLTIPLYQQIDTLTFNKAMAAAGQSKIAESALGIFTMWTHKLIMIPVSLATAFSLTLVPAITKSFTEQNQTVLHRQIGQTFQLNIFLTLPAVVGISVLSYPLYAAFYGADKLGGEILMWYAPVALLFALFSITGAILQGINQQKQAIIGLGIGIVLKLIGNLLLIRYFGAIGGVLATGVGFLASVWYTNMQIRKHANFSFILVYKRTFQVAILTLAMALAAKGTLLVLALVWNIESRWPAIATVGLTAIVGAAVYMTLAIQTGVMKRIFGEEFLAKLKAKFGRKLKILTKGA; encoded by the coding sequence ATGTCTGATTCTAAATTTATACGCGGCACACTCATCGTGACGTTGGGAACATTTTTCATTAAATTCCTGGGCATGATTTATGTGTTTCCGTTTTATCAGTTAGTCGGGACAAATGGAGGAACGTTATATACGTACGGTTATGTGCCTTACACCATCTTTTTAAGTATCGCAACTGCCGGCGTACCGCTTGCGGTTTCCAAATTTGTCTCAAAGTATAATGCACTTGGTGATTACGAAACAAGTCGGCGCATGTTTCGCTCTGGTATGAAGTTGATGATTGTGATGGGCGTATTGTCGTTTGTGACGCTGTATACCACAGCACCACTCTTTGCAAAAATCATGCTCAGCAAAGCGGAAGGACCAAACAGCGTGGAAGAGGTTGCGACAATCATCCGTCTCGTCAGCTTTGCGCTTTTAGTTGTACCAGCAGCAAGCTTGATTCGCGGTTTTTTTCAAGGTCATCAATCGATGGGACCCACTACGATTTCACAAATTATCGAACAGATTATCCGCATTGCTGTGTTATTAGGCGGAAGTTATGTTGTAATTAAGGTGTTGGATGGAACAGTTGCCATGGCAATCGGCGTGTCAACCTTCGCTGCTTTTATATCGGCACTTGGTGCGCTTGCTGTTTTAATTTGGTATTGGGTAAAGCGGAAGCATCATCTTGATACTTTGCTTGTTAATCAAACTGTGCAGCCGGCAAATGTGAGTACGCCGCAGCTGTTTAAAGAACTATTTGCATATGCTCTTCCTTATGTTGTTGTTGGGCTTACTATTCCGCTCTATCAACAAATTGACACACTTACCTTCAATAAAGCGATGGCTGCCGCAGGTCAGTCAAAAATTGCTGAATCTGCGTTGGGCATTTTTACAATGTGGACACATAAGCTGATTATGATTCCGGTATCCTTAGCGACAGCGTTTAGCTTAACACTTGTACCTGCGATTACAAAGTCATTTACAGAACAAAATCAAACTGTTTTGCATCGTCAAATTGGGCAAACATTTCAGTTAAATATCTTTTTAACGCTCCCAGCAGTAGTTGGTATTTCCGTTCTGTCTTACCCGTTATATGCTGCTTTTTACGGGGCGGACAAGCTTGGTGGAGAAATTTTGATGTGGTATGCACCTGTTGCCTTATTATTTGCTTTATTCTCGATCACAGGTGCCATCTTACAAGGAATCAATCAGCAAAAGCAAGCTATTATTGGATTGGGAATTGGAATTGTGCTAAAGCTGATAGGAAATTTATTATTGATTCGTTACTTCGGTGCAATTGGAGGAGTACTTGCGACTGGCGTTGGCTTTTTAGCATCGGTATGGTATACAAACATGCAAATTCGTAAGCATGCAAACTTTAGTTTTATACTTGTATACAAGCGTACGTTTCAAGTAGCAATACTAACGCTTGCGATGGCCTTAGCGGCAAAGGGTACTCTTTTGGTATTAGCGCTTGTGTGGAACATTGAAAGTCGTTGGCCGGCAATCGCAACAGTCGGACTCACTGCAATTGTGGGTGCGGCCGTTTATATGACTTTGGCAATTCAAACAGGTGTTATGAAACGGATATTTGGAGAAGAGTTTTTAGCAAAATTAAAAGCGAAATTTGGACGAAAGTTAAAAATTCTTACAAAAGGTGCGTAA